From Oncorhynchus keta strain PuntledgeMale-10-30-2019 chromosome 25, Oket_V2, whole genome shotgun sequence, one genomic window encodes:
- the LOC118358435 gene encoding synaptic vesicle glycoprotein 2C-like isoform X3 — translation MAWAIIPHYGWSFSMGSAYQFHSWRVFVVVCALPCVCAVVALTFMPESPRFYLEVGKHDEAWMILKQIHDTNMRARGQPEKVFTVNRIKIPKHLDELVEMKSESGNAVSKALFRSKTELRGILVNFMKCFDYPLKENTIKLAIVWFTLSFGYYGLSVWFPDVIKHLQADDYASKVKIHSNERIEDFTFNFTLENQIHTNGVFISDRFLNMKLKSVTFIDSTFRNCYFDDVTSVGSYFRNCTFIEAFFYNTDIDESKLIDGTEVIDSSFHHNKTGCQMTFDDDYSAYWVYFINFLGTLAVLPGNIVSALLMDKIGRLSMLGGSMVLSGISCFFLWFGTSESMMIFMLCLYNGLSISAWNSLDVVTTESFPTDRRGTGFGFCNALCKLAAVLGNVIFGSLVGITKAIPILLASSVLVCGGLVGLRLPDTRANVLM, via the exons ATGGCCTGGGCCATTATACCACACTACG GCTGGAGTTTCAGTATGGGTTCGGCCTACCAGTTCCATAGTTGGAGGGTGTTTGTGGTGGTCTGCGCCCTGCCCTGCGTCTGTGCTGTGGTGGCTCTCACCTTTATGCCTGAGAGCCCCAGGTTTTACCTGGAG GTGGGGAAGCATGACGAGGCTTGGATGATCCTCAAGCAGATCCATGACACCAACATGCGAGCGCGTGGGCAGCCGGAGAAAGTCTTCACC GTGAACAGAATCAAGATCCCCAAGCATCTGGATGAGCTGGTGGAGATGAAGTCAGAGTCGGGGAACGCAGTCTCCAAGGCCCTCTTCAGGTCAAAGACAGAGCTACGTGGG ATCTTGGTTAACTTTATGAAGTGTTTTGACTACCCTCTGAAAGAAAACACTATCAAGCTGGCTATTGTGTGGTTTACACTGTCATTTGG GTACTACGGCCTGTCTGTGTGGTTCCCTGACGTCATCAAGCATCTTCAGGCAGACGACTACGCCTCCAAGGTGAAGATCCACAGCAACGAACGCATCGAGGACTTCACCTTCAACTTCACCCTGGAGAACCAGATCCACACCAACGGGGTCTTCATCAGCGACag ATTTCTTAATATGAAGTTGAAGTCCGTCACCTTCATTGACTCCACCTTCCGTAACTGCTACTTTGACGACGTGACGTCGGTGGGATCCTACTTCCGGAACTGTACCTTCATCGAGGCGTTCTTCTACAACACTG ACATCGATGAATCAAAACTGATAGACGGCACAGAGGTGATCGACAGCTCGTTCCACCACAACAAGACGGGCTGTCAGATGACGTTTGACGACGACTACAGCGCCTACTGGGTCTACTTTATCAACTTCTTGGGAACTCTAGCTGTTCTACCCGGCAACATTGTTTCTGCACTGCTCATGGATAAGATTGGACGCCTTTCGATGTTAG GTGGCTCCATGGTTCTGTCAGGGATCAGTTGTTTCTTCCTGTGGTTCGGCACCAGTGAGTCGATGATGATCTTCATGCTGTGCCTTTACAACGGCCTGAGCATATCAGCCTGGAACTCACTGGACGTGGTCACCACAGAGTCCTTCCCTACAGACAGGAG aggGACAGGTTTTGGGTTCTGTAATGCTCTGTGTAAGTTAGCTGCCGTGTTGGGGAATGTGATCTTTGGTTCGCTGGTTGGCATCACCAAGgccatccccatcctcctggcCTCATCTGTGCTGGTGTGTGGAGGTCTGGTGGGGCTCCGGCTGCCTGATACTCGGGCCAACGTCCTCATGTAG